A DNA window from Pseudomonadota bacterium contains the following coding sequences:
- the porA gene encoding pyruvate ferredoxin oxidoreductase, whose product MKKGIEVSIAASIAAQLARVEVIAAYPITPQTHIVEHLAELVANGELDAVYINVESEHSAMSACCGSSAAGARTFTSTSSQGMELMHEILFIASGMRFPIVMAAVNRALSAPLSIWGDHSDIMAARDTGWIMLFCENGQEVVDSTIMAFKIAEDRRVLLPIMVNLDGFSLSHVIEPIEFPSQEEVDAFLPPYNPLYTLHPDKPLTMGAYAMPELYTEAKYAQEMALINSKDVVTEVMNDFSKTFGRRYKPVETYNTDNADFVYIALGSIGENIKTAIHEMKEQGKEAGFVSLRLFRPFPGDELLSVLKDKKRIAVVERAMPGGAANGPLFHEIATLMYTGGIDVKIENYILGLGGRDVLPETFIDIYNGVAHTKDTVPVKEKNYDVIGVRG is encoded by the coding sequence ATGAAAAAGGGTATCGAAGTATCCATAGCCGCATCCATTGCAGCACAACTCGCACGGGTTGAGGTCATTGCGGCCTATCCCATTACCCCCCAGACACATATAGTGGAACACCTCGCAGAGCTTGTTGCCAACGGTGAGCTTGATGCCGTCTATATCAATGTCGAGTCGGAACACTCTGCCATGTCTGCCTGTTGCGGTTCTTCTGCAGCAGGTGCACGTACTTTCACCTCCACAAGCTCTCAGGGCATGGAACTTATGCACGAAATCCTCTTCATTGCCTCAGGGATGCGATTCCCCATTGTCATGGCTGCGGTAAACCGTGCATTATCTGCCCCCCTCTCCATCTGGGGTGATCATTCTGACATCATGGCGGCGCGGGATACCGGATGGATCATGCTCTTCTGTGAGAATGGCCAGGAAGTCGTTGATTCCACTATTATGGCATTTAAGATTGCAGAGGACAGAAGGGTGCTCCTCCCCATTATGGTAAATCTCGATGGTTTCTCCTTAAGTCATGTCATTGAACCCATTGAATTTCCCTCTCAGGAAGAGGTGGATGCCTTCTTGCCCCCATACAATCCCCTCTATACCTTACACCCGGATAAACCCCTTACCATGGGTGCTTATGCCATGCCGGAACTCTACACCGAGGCAAAGTATGCCCAGGAAATGGCGCTTATTAATTCCAAAGATGTGGTTACCGAAGTAATGAATGACTTCAGCAAAACCTTTGGGAGACGCTATAAACCTGTAGAGACCTACAATACAGACAATGCTGACTTTGTCTACATTGCCCTGGGTTCCATAGGAGAAAACATCAAAACAGCAATCCACGAAATGAAAGAGCAGGGCAAAGAGGCAGGTTTTGTAAGTTTGAGGCTCTTCAGGCCATTCCCCGGAGATGAACTCCTCTCTGTCTTAAAGGATAAAAAACGTATTGCCGTTGTTGAACGTGCCATGCCCGGAGGCGCTGCAAACGGTCCACTCTTCCATGAGATAGCAACACTCATGTACACCGGCGGCATAGACGTGAAGATAGAAAACTACATACTCGGACTCGGGGGAAGGGATGTCCTCCCTGAAACTTTCATCGATATATACAACGGGGT